Genomic window (Streptomyces sp. NBC_00078):
GATGGAGTTCACCATCGGCCGCAACCAGGTCTCCGTGGTCGACGCCAAGAAGCACACCATGAAGGTCATGCACGACGGCAAGGTCGTCAAGACCCTGCCCGTCACCACCGGCAAGCCCGGCTACGACACCTGGAACGGCCAGATGGTCATCAGCGAGCGGCTCCGGGTAACCCGTATGAACGGCGAAACGGTCGGCTACGGCGGCGAGTACGACATCAAGGACGTCCCGGACGCCATGCGCCTGACCGACTCCGGCACCTTCATCCACGGCAACTACTGGGGCGGCGGCGCCTTCGGCAACTACAACGCCAGCCACGGCTGCATAGGCCTGCAGGACACCCGCGGCGGCTACGACCGGGGGCTGCCGGGCGGCTGGTTCTTCGACCACTCGATCATCGGCGACGTCGTCGTCGTGAAGCACTCCAACGACCGCACCGTCGACCCCGACAACGGCCTCAACGGCTGGAACATGCCGTGGGAGAAGTGGAAGTCGTAGAGGTCTGAGTCGAGCGGGCCCGGTGCTGTGACCGACAGCACCGGGCCCGTCCCGTTGGTCCCCGTGCTGTGCCAGCCTGGGGGCACCCCCCAGACCCCCGGCCGAGTGTGAGCGACCGCACCCGGCCCACACCCGTTAGTCCCCGTGCTGTGCCAGCCTGGGGGGCACCCCCCAGACCCCCGGCCGGGTGTGAGCGACCGCACCCGGCCCACACCCGTTGGTCCCCGTGCTGTGTCTGCCTGGGGGGCACCCCCCAGACCCCCGGCCGGGTGTGAGCGACCGCACCCGGCCCACACCCGTTAGTCCCCGTTAACCTGCCTGCATGACCGTGAATCTCGAAGTCGCCGAAGGCGTCGGCACCATCCGTCTCGACCGTCCGCCGATGAACGCGCTGGACGTCGCCACGCAGGACCGGCTGAAGGAACTCGCCGAGGAGGCGACCCGTCGTGACGACGTACGGGCCGTGATCGTGTACGGCGGGGAAAAGGTGTTCGCGGCGGGAGCGGACATCAAGGAGATGCAGAACATGGACCACGCGGCGATGATCCTGCGGGCCCGCGCCCTGCAGGACTCGTTCACGGCGGTGGCCCGCATCCCCAAGCCGGTGGTCGCGGCGATCACCGGCTACGCGCTCGGCGGCGGCTGCGAGTTGGCGCTGTGCGCCGACTACCGGATCGCGGCCGAGAACGCCAAGCTGGGCCAGCCGGAGATCCTGCTGGGCCTGATCCCGGGCGCGGGCGGCACGCAGCGGCTGTCCCGTCTGGTCGGCCCGTCCAAGGCGAAGGACCTGATCTTCACGGGCCGCATGGTCAAGGCGGACGAGGCGCTGACCCTGGGGCTGGTGGACCGCGTGGTGCCGGCCGAGGACGTCTACACCGCAGCGCACGGGTGGGCGGCGAAGCTGGCGCAGGGACCTGCGATCGCCCTCCGGGCCGCGAAGGAGTCGATCGACACGGGTCTGGAGACGGACATCGAGACGGGCCTCGCGGTCGAACGGAACTGGTTCGCGGGCCTGTTCGCCACGGAGGACCGCGAGCGCGGGATGCGGAGCTTCGTGGACGAGGGCCCGGGCAAGGCCAAGTTCCTCTGAAGTGCTGAAGTACTGCTGCACCCCTTGCAATTGACGCGATGTCTGATCTCGTTCCCTCGATGGGGCGGTTTATGGGAGCCTTAACTCATCCTTAAGTCTGCCTTGTCGAGGGAGACCGTCGATTGCCCCCAGCAGAGCCTTCACCACAGGTCAGCCACCCTGTTGACGCCGTCGAACTGCCTTTGGCATATGCCGATCGGCCTATTCGGAACGACGTATTCCGGGGGGCGTATTCCTCCGGAACGGCCACGGAGCGCGCTCGTGGCGGCCATGATGGGGGCATGGCGGGGCTGGAGGGCATCGAACAGCCGCGGGGACAGGGCCGTGCGACCGCGGCGCGCTGGTCGCCCGCGGTCGAGGATGAACAGGCGCTCAAGGCGCTTGAGTTGTTCGGAAATCCGACCGAGGCGGAAGTCCCGCTGCCGTCCCGCCCGGAGTCCGCCGCCACCGCCCGCCGTCTCACCCAGGTCGTGGTCCTGCGTCATTGGGGCCTCACGCCCAAGATGACGGAGGACGCAGTCCTGCTCGTCTCCGAACTCGTCGGCAACGCGGTCCGCCACACCGGTGCCCGCGTCTTCGGTCTCCGCATGCGCCGCCGCCGGGGCTGGATCCGTATCGAGGTCCGCGATCCCTCCCGGGGGCTGCCCTGCATGATGCCGGTCCAGGAGACGGACATCAGCGGGCGGGGCCTGTTCCTCGTCGACAAGCTCTCCGACCGCTGGGGAGTCGATCTCCTGCCGCGCGGCAAGACCACCTGGTTCGAGATGAGGGTGGCCGACCGCTAGCGGCTGACCGCGACCCGCACCATGTCCCCCGATCGGGGCAATCGGCGGTTTTCTCCCCCATCACCCCTTAAATGGTGCGGTGACCTCGACCGACCGCCGGACGGCGCTGCGCACGGGCGCCGGCCTTCTCACCGCAGGCGCCCTCGCCGCAGGGTGCGCCACCAACGGTGCCGTCGCCCACTCCACCACCTCGGCGCACCCTCCCACCGATCCCCCCACCGCATCGGCCGCACCCACCCCGCGCGACTACCCCGGCCGGCCCGCCCAGCTCACCCACGGCCCCCGCACCCACCCCCGGGTGGCCCTCACCTTCCACGGACAGGGCGACCCCGCTGTCGCCCACTCCCTGCTCACCGCGGCGGAGAAGCGCGACGCCCGCCTCACCGTCCTGGCCGTCGGCACCTGGCTCGACGAGCACCCGGACGTCGCCCGCCGCATCCTCGACGGCGGCCACGACCTCGGCAACCACACCCAGCGCCACCTGGCCGTCAACACCATGTCCGAGGCCGACGCCCGTACCGAGATCACCGCCTGCGCCGACCGGCTCCGACGGCTCACCGGCTCGATCGGCACCTGGTTCCGCCCCTCCCGCGCCCCCCTCGCGTCCCCGTTGGTCGTACGTCTGGCCCGCAGCGCCGGCTATCCGCACGTCCTCTCGTACGACGTCGACTCCCTCGACTACACCAGGCCCGGTGCCGACGCCGTCGTACGCACGGTCCTCGGTGAGGTCCGGGCCGGGTCCGTGGTGAGCCTGCACTTCGGCTACCCGGACACGGTCGCCGCCCTCCCCGTCGTACTGGAAGAACTCGCCCACCGCGGCCTGGCCGCCGTGACCACCACGGAGCTGTTCAGCTGATGACCCCCACCCGGCTCACCCGCGCCCTGATCGCGACCGCCGCCCTCGCCGCGCTCGCTCCCCTCGCCGCCTGCACCGGTGCCCACAACCACCAGGACGAGGCCCTCAGCAGCAAGGCGGCCCTCGCACCGGTGAAGAGGAAGACGGCCGTGCAGCGCCTGCCCGGCATGCCGCCGCTCCTCGACCCGAACGACGTGTACGCGGCCGACCGCCCGGGGCGACTCTCCCCGGTGGTGAAGGACTTCCCGTCCCGGGTCTACGTGCCCAACACCAACTCCAACACCGTCTCGGTCATCGACCCGAAGACGTACCGGGTCATCGACACGATCCCGGTCGGCGCCCAGCCCCAGCACGTCGTCCCCTCCTGGGACCTGAAGACGCTGTGGGTCAACAACGACAAGGGGAACACCCTCACCCCCATCGACCCCAGGACGGGCAAGGCCGGCAAGACCGTCGACGTGCACGACCCGTACAACCTCTACTTCACGCCCAACGGCAAGTACGCGATCGTCATGGCCTCCCTCGACCGCGAACTCGTCTTCCGCGACGCGCACACCATGAAGCGCGAGAAGACCGTCCCGGTCAGCTGCTACGGCGTCAACCACGCCGACTTCTCGCCGGACGGCCGCTACTTCATCGTCTCCTGCGAGTTCAGCGGCGAACTGCTGAAGGTCGACACGGAGAAGATGAAGGTGATCGGCCAGGAGAAGCTGCCGTTCGACGGGGCGATGCCGCAGGACGTCAAGATCTCGCCCGACGGCAGGAAGTACTACATCGCCGACATGGTGGCCGACGGCGTGTGGATCCTGGACGGCGACAAGTTCACCAAGCCCACCCTCCTGCCCACCGGCAAGGGCGCTCACGGCCTCTACGTCAGCCGTGACTCGCGCGTCATGTACATCTCCAACCGCGGCGAAGGCACCGTCTCGCTCTTCGACTTCGCCAAGAACAGGCTCACCGCGAAGTGGCACCTGCCCGACGGCGGCAGTCCCGACATGGGCGGCGTCTCGGCCGACGGCAAGGTGCTGTGGCTGTCGGGACGCTACAACTCCGAGGTCTACGCCATCGACACCCGCACCGGCACCCAGCTGGCCCGCATCAAGGTCGGCAGCGGCCCCCACGGCCTCGCGGTGTACCCGCAGCCCGGTCGCTACTCGCTCGGTCACACGGGCATCTTCCGCTGAATCACCCTTGAAACACCGTGAGTTGAGAAAGGACGGGACACGCCGACGAACGAGTGATGATCCGCAGTCCGCCGCCGCGGAACCGGAATCGTGCCGCACATGATCACAACTCGCCTGCGGCGGCGGGCCGCTGCCGCCGTCCTGTCCCTCGCGGCCGTCCTCGCCACGACGGCCGCGACCGTCCCCACCGTCACCCCCGCGAAGGCCGCCGCGCCTGCCTGTCCCCAGTTCGCCGACCCGGTCGAGGCGGCGGCCGACCACCGCGTCGACGTCGACCGCATCACCCCCGAACCGGTCTGGCGCAAGACCTGCGGCACGCTCTACCGCAGCGACAACCGCGGCCCGGGAGTCGTCTTCGAGCAGGGTTTCCAGCCCAAGGACGTCATCGGCGGCCAGTACGACATCGAGCAGTACGTCCTCGTCAACCAGCCCTCGCCGTACGTCTCGACGACGTACGACCACGACCTGTACAAGACCTGGTACAAGTCGGGCTACAACTACTACATCGACGCTCCCGGCGGCGTCGACGTCAACAAGACCATCGGAGACACCCACAAGTGGGCCGACCAGGTCGAGGTCGCCTTCCCCGGCGGCATCGCGCGGCAGTACATCATCGGCGTCTGCCCGGTCGACAAGAAGACCAAGACCGAGATCATGAACGACTGCGAGAGCAATCCGTACTACGCGCCCTGGCACTGAGTCCCGACACGGCCCGGCGGGCGAGGAGCAGCGCCTCCGCGCCCACCGGCCGATAGCCGGCCGCCTGGAACGTCCGCATGCTGCGGGCGTTCCCCGGCGCGACCTGCGCCCACAGCGGCTCGGTGACGAGGTGCCGGGCGGCGGTCACGAGCAGCCGGCCCAGCCCCCGGTGCCGTACGGGCCCGTCCACCTCCACCGAGACCTCAAGCCGCCCGCCGATCCCGCGCCCCGTCACGAGCACACCGCCCTTGGCCGTCCACGCGCGCACCTCGTCGCGCCGACCGCGCGCG
Coding sequences:
- a CDS encoding enoyl-CoA hydratase/isomerase family protein produces the protein MTVNLEVAEGVGTIRLDRPPMNALDVATQDRLKELAEEATRRDDVRAVIVYGGEKVFAAGADIKEMQNMDHAAMILRARALQDSFTAVARIPKPVVAAITGYALGGGCELALCADYRIAAENAKLGQPEILLGLIPGAGGTQRLSRLVGPSKAKDLIFTGRMVKADEALTLGLVDRVVPAEDVYTAAHGWAAKLAQGPAIALRAAKESIDTGLETDIETGLAVERNWFAGLFATEDRERGMRSFVDEGPGKAKFL
- a CDS encoding ATP-binding protein codes for the protein MPLAYADRPIRNDVFRGAYSSGTATERARGGHDGGMAGLEGIEQPRGQGRATAARWSPAVEDEQALKALELFGNPTEAEVPLPSRPESAATARRLTQVVVLRHWGLTPKMTEDAVLLVSELVGNAVRHTGARVFGLRMRRRRGWIRIEVRDPSRGLPCMMPVQETDISGRGLFLVDKLSDRWGVDLLPRGKTTWFEMRVADR
- a CDS encoding polysaccharide deacetylase family protein; protein product: MTSTDRRTALRTGAGLLTAGALAAGCATNGAVAHSTTSAHPPTDPPTASAAPTPRDYPGRPAQLTHGPRTHPRVALTFHGQGDPAVAHSLLTAAEKRDARLTVLAVGTWLDEHPDVARRILDGGHDLGNHTQRHLAVNTMSEADARTEITACADRLRRLTGSIGTWFRPSRAPLASPLVVRLARSAGYPHVLSYDVDSLDYTRPGADAVVRTVLGEVRAGSVVSLHFGYPDTVAALPVVLEELAHRGLAAVTTTELFS
- a CDS encoding ADP-ribosyltransferase — its product is MITTRLRRRAAAAVLSLAAVLATTAATVPTVTPAKAAAPACPQFADPVEAAADHRVDVDRITPEPVWRKTCGTLYRSDNRGPGVVFEQGFQPKDVIGGQYDIEQYVLVNQPSPYVSTTYDHDLYKTWYKSGYNYYIDAPGGVDVNKTIGDTHKWADQVEVAFPGGIARQYIIGVCPVDKKTKTEIMNDCESNPYYAPWH